The genome window AAAGATCACTTAAATAATTTTGGCTATGAATTTTCCTCTGCCAATTCTATAAATATAGGAAGACTAATACCACAGGTAGTCTATTATGTTTATTCTTATGTGAAATTATTAGAAAAGAAAGAGATAAAGACAGGAGAAAAAATAAATGTGGTAGTGCCAACGGGGAATTTTGGTAATATTCTAGCAGCATATTATGCTAAAAATATGGGGGTTAAAATAGATAAATTGATTTGTGCTTCTAATGAAAATAATGTATTGTCAGACTTTTTCAAGGAAGGTATATATGATAAAAGACGTGAATTTAAACAAACCATATCTCCTTCCATGGATATATTGATTTCAAGCAACCTAGAAAGATTATTATATGAAATTGTAGGTAGAGATTCTAACAAAGTTAGAGAATATATGAATGATTTAAAAGAAAGAGGAGTATATAAGCTTAGTGAAAATGAGAAAAACAAACTTAAGGATTTTTACGGTGCTTGGGTAAGTGAGGAAGAAACATTAGATACAGTTAAGACTGTATATGAAAAGTTCAATTATGTGATAGATACTCATACTGCTGTAGCATATAGGGCCTATGAAAAATATTTAAAAGACACTTGTGATGATAAAAAGACTATTATAGCTTCTACGGCTAGTCCATTTAAATTTACTAAGAGTGTAATGGAAGGTCTAGGAGAGCTAATAGAAGGAAAAGATGATTTTCAGTTACTTAAAGAGTTATCAGAGAAGTATCATATGGATATACCAAAGGCTGTTAAAGAACTAGATAAAAGGGAAATACTACATGACAGAGTTTGTCATAAGGACTATATGAAGGACATGGTTAAAGAAATACTTGCATAGGGGGATGAGCATATGATTAGAGTACAAGTACCTGCAACTACTGCAAATGTAGGTCCAGGTTTTGATGCATTAGGAATAGCACTTGATCTATATAATGTATTTTATATGGAGGAAATAGATTCGGG of Anaeromicrobium sediminis contains these proteins:
- the thrC gene encoding threonine synthase, translated to MKYISTRDGSVEVSSSYGIIKGISEEGGLFVPKALPNNIEVESFIGKTYKEIATQVLSEFLHDFSKEDLEECVDKAYDNKFHVDDLVNLKKANNSFFLELFHGPTIAFKDMALCMLPQLMNVARKNIGFNKDVVILTATSGDTGKAALEGFANVDNTKIIVFYPKNGVSKIQESQMITQEGHNTYVVGIEGNFDDAQSNVKEMFTSKEMKDHLNNFGYEFSSANSINIGRLIPQVVYYVYSYVKLLEKKEIKTGEKINVVVPTGNFGNILAAYYAKNMGVKIDKLICASNENNVLSDFFKEGIYDKRREFKQTISPSMDILISSNLERLLYEIVGRDSNKVREYMNDLKERGVYKLSENEKNKLKDFYGAWVSEEETLDTVKTVYEKFNYVIDTHTAVAYRAYEKYLKDTCDDKKTIIASTASPFKFTKSVMEGLGELIEGKDDFQLLKELSEKYHMDIPKAVKELDKREILHDRVCHKDYMKDMVKEILA